The following coding sequences lie in one Apostichopus japonicus isolate 1M-3 chromosome 13, ASM3797524v1, whole genome shotgun sequence genomic window:
- the LOC139978456 gene encoding sorbitol dehydrogenase-like isoform X2, whose translation MKAVGICGSDVHYWEHGQCGRFVVTSPMILGHEASGIVSAVGEAVTTLAVGDRVAIEPGIPCYFCSFCKEGRYNLCVDMKFNATPPVDGSLRQFYCHPANLCFKLPDHVSCEEGALLEPLAVAVHSCRRGNVQLGSRVLICGAGPIGLVCLLTAKAMGAEKVVITDILNSRLEVAKKLGADVTVLADIKDPQRMAEKINSACSWLPDVTIECSGAAPSLQSAVFATRPGGNIVTVGRGPRNVEVPIADASSREIDIKGVFRYVNCYPTALQMVASGLVDVKPLISHRFPLTESVKAFETAKSGADSAIKVIIECG comes from the exons ATGAAGGCTGTTGGTATATGTGGTTCTGATGTTCACTACTGGGAACACGGTCAGTGCGGACGATTCGTGGTGACAAGTCCCATGATTCTTGGCCACGAAGCCAGTGGGATTGTATCTGCTGTAGGGGAAGCTGTCACCACATTAGCTGTGG gtgataggGTCGCCATTGAGCCCGGGATTCCATGTTACTTCTGTTCATTTTGTAAAGAAGGGAGATACAATTTATGTGTTGACATGAAGTTTAATGCAACACCTCCAGTTGATGGTTCCTTGAGACAGTTTTACTGTCACCCTGCCAATTTATGCTTCAA ATTGCCAGACCATGTATCATGTGAGGAGGGCGCTCTTCTAGAACCCTTAGCTGTTGCTGTCCACTCCTGCAGAAGAGGGAATGTTCAACTTGGAAGCAGAGTCCTAATATGTGGAGCAG GTCCAATTGGATTAGTCTGTCTTCTAACTGCTAAAGCTATGGGAGCAGAGAAAGTTGTAATTACTG ATATTCTTAATAGTCGGCTTGAGGTTGCAAAGAAGCTTGGTGCTGACGTTACCGTTTTGGCTGACATTAAAGACCCCCAGAGAATGGCTGAGAAAATAAATTCAGCTTGTTCTTGGCTCCCAGATGTCACTATAGAGTGTAGTGGTGCTGCTCCCAGTTTACAAAGTGCTGTTTTT GCCACCAGACCTGGAGGAAACATCGTAACGGTCGGCAGAGGTCCTAGAAATGTGGAAGTACCGATAGCTGATGCATCGTCAAGAGAAATCGACATCAAAGGCGTCTTTCGCTACGTAAATTG CTACCCTACTGCCCTGCAGATGGTAGCCAGCGGTCTGGTTGATGTCAAACCTCTCATATCTCACCGTTTTCCGCTTACTGAATCGGTGAAGGCCTTCGAGACAGCTAAGAGTGGAGCAGACAGTGCCATTAAAGTCATAATTGAGTGTGGTTAG
- the LOC139978456 gene encoding sorbitol dehydrogenase-like isoform X1, giving the protein MEQGGRNLSAVLRKAGELVVENTTIPQPAKHEVQLRMKAVGICGSDVHYWEHGQCGRFVVTSPMILGHEASGIVSAVGEAVTTLAVGDRVAIEPGIPCYFCSFCKEGRYNLCVDMKFNATPPVDGSLRQFYCHPANLCFKLPDHVSCEEGALLEPLAVAVHSCRRGNVQLGSRVLICGAGPIGLVCLLTAKAMGAEKVVITDILNSRLEVAKKLGADVTVLADIKDPQRMAEKINSACSWLPDVTIECSGAAPSLQSAVFATRPGGNIVTVGRGPRNVEVPIADASSREIDIKGVFRYVNCYPTALQMVASGLVDVKPLISHRFPLTESVKAFETAKSGADSAIKVIIECG; this is encoded by the exons ATGGAGCAGGGAGGAAGGAACTTATCTGCAGTGTTACGAAAAGCTGGCGAGCTCGTGGTG GAAAACACAACTATTCCTCAGCCTGCCAAACATG AAGTTCAATTGCGAATGAAGGCTGTTGGTATATGTGGTTCTGATGTTCACTACTGGGAACACGGTCAGTGCGGACGATTCGTGGTGACAAGTCCCATGATTCTTGGCCACGAAGCCAGTGGGATTGTATCTGCTGTAGGGGAAGCTGTCACCACATTAGCTGTGG gtgataggGTCGCCATTGAGCCCGGGATTCCATGTTACTTCTGTTCATTTTGTAAAGAAGGGAGATACAATTTATGTGTTGACATGAAGTTTAATGCAACACCTCCAGTTGATGGTTCCTTGAGACAGTTTTACTGTCACCCTGCCAATTTATGCTTCAA ATTGCCAGACCATGTATCATGTGAGGAGGGCGCTCTTCTAGAACCCTTAGCTGTTGCTGTCCACTCCTGCAGAAGAGGGAATGTTCAACTTGGAAGCAGAGTCCTAATATGTGGAGCAG GTCCAATTGGATTAGTCTGTCTTCTAACTGCTAAAGCTATGGGAGCAGAGAAAGTTGTAATTACTG ATATTCTTAATAGTCGGCTTGAGGTTGCAAAGAAGCTTGGTGCTGACGTTACCGTTTTGGCTGACATTAAAGACCCCCAGAGAATGGCTGAGAAAATAAATTCAGCTTGTTCTTGGCTCCCAGATGTCACTATAGAGTGTAGTGGTGCTGCTCCCAGTTTACAAAGTGCTGTTTTT GCCACCAGACCTGGAGGAAACATCGTAACGGTCGGCAGAGGTCCTAGAAATGTGGAAGTACCGATAGCTGATGCATCGTCAAGAGAAATCGACATCAAAGGCGTCTTTCGCTACGTAAATTG CTACCCTACTGCCCTGCAGATGGTAGCCAGCGGTCTGGTTGATGTCAAACCTCTCATATCTCACCGTTTTCCGCTTACTGAATCGGTGAAGGCCTTCGAGACAGCTAAGAGTGGAGCAGACAGTGCCATTAAAGTCATAATTGAGTGTGGTTAG
- the LOC139978699 gene encoding DET1- and DDB1-associated protein 1-like: MSVGQLLKGLPCHNEHNFTRFHTDTGRGVSKKPAVYLPTKDYPSEQVISTEKTNILLRYLHQHWDKKNPHKKRNPSQSELDTESPHARKAPRLDTGADNG; the protein is encoded by the exons ATG AGTGTTGGACAACTTCTCAAAGGCCTGCCATGCCACAATGAGCATAATTTTACCAGATTCCATACAGACACTGGGAGAGGAGTG AGTAAAAAGCCTGCTGTTTACCTTCCAACTAAAGATTATCCCTCTGAACAAG TTATTTCAACAGAAAAGACAAATATTCTACTCAGATATCTGCACCAACACTGGGACAAAAAG AATCCGCATAAAAAGAGGAATCCAAGCCAGTCAGAATTGGACACAGAATCACCTCACGCCAGGAAAGCTCCGAGGTTAGACACCGGGGCTGACAATGGATAA